The following coding sequences lie in one Vicinamibacterales bacterium genomic window:
- the trmD gene encoding tRNA (guanosine(37)-N1)-methyltransferase TrmD: MKIDIVTIFPRMVAAPLEEGIVARAIAKGLVDVAIHDLRDFTADRHRVVDDAPFGGGPGMVLKPEPLFAAVDRIRETRGEPGAIVLTSPDGERLTHAVAERLRARDHVVILCGRYEGVDERVREQLATDAISIGDYVVSGGELPALVIVDAMARLVAGVVGDESSVAGDSFARGGMLDFPQYTRPAEFRGWRVPDVLLSGHHGEIEKWRREQAIARTRRHRPDLLNESEG, encoded by the coding sequence TTGAAGATAGACATCGTCACGATTTTTCCCCGGATGGTGGCCGCTCCACTCGAGGAGGGGATCGTGGCGCGGGCCATCGCGAAGGGGCTGGTGGACGTCGCCATCCACGACCTGCGTGATTTCACGGCCGATCGGCACCGGGTCGTCGATGACGCGCCGTTTGGCGGCGGGCCCGGGATGGTGCTGAAGCCGGAGCCGCTGTTCGCCGCGGTCGATCGCATCCGCGAGACGCGCGGCGAGCCGGGGGCGATCGTGCTGACGTCGCCCGACGGCGAGCGTCTGACGCACGCGGTGGCGGAGCGGTTGCGCGCGCGGGATCACGTCGTGATCCTCTGCGGGCGCTACGAAGGAGTGGACGAGCGGGTGCGGGAGCAGCTGGCGACCGACGCCATCTCGATCGGCGACTACGTCGTGTCGGGCGGGGAACTGCCGGCGCTGGTTATCGTCGACGCGATGGCGCGGCTGGTGGCAGGGGTGGTGGGCGACGAGTCGTCCGTGGCGGGCGATTCGTTCGCGCGCGGCGGGATGCTCGACTTCCCGCAGTACACCCGGCCCGCGGAGTTTCGGGGCTGGCGGGTGCCCGACGTGCTGCTGTCGGGCCACCACGGAGAGATCGAGAAGTGGCGACGGGAGCAGGCGATCGCGCGGACGCGCCGCCACCGCCCGGATTTGTTGAACGAGAGCGAAGGATAA
- the rimM gene encoding ribosome maturation factor RimM (Essential for efficient processing of 16S rRNA) has protein sequence MPELILVGRVARAHGSQGQVIVNPETDFPHDRFAEGNVLVVEQNGTAVERRLVAVRFHQGRPIVALDGVATMDAAEALAGAELKMPADTLGPLPGNTYYRHDLVGCEVIDTAGVRLGSVTEVQGPVERSLLVVSDGQHEILIPMVEGIVTRVDPGQRLVVVDLPEGLAGLNVSGRR, from the coding sequence ATGCCCGAATTGATTCTGGTTGGCCGCGTCGCCCGTGCCCACGGCAGCCAGGGCCAGGTGATCGTCAATCCGGAGACGGACTTCCCGCACGACCGGTTCGCTGAAGGCAACGTGCTGGTGGTGGAGCAGAACGGCACGGCAGTCGAGCGCCGGCTGGTCGCGGTGCGCTTCCACCAGGGACGGCCGATTGTGGCCCTGGATGGCGTCGCGACGATGGACGCGGCCGAGGCGCTGGCCGGCGCCGAGCTGAAGATGCCGGCCGACACGCTGGGCCCGCTGCCCGGCAACACGTATTACCGGCACGATTTGGTCGGGTGTGAGGTGATCGACACGGCGGGCGTGCGGCTCGGCAGCGTGACCGAGGTGCAGGGACCGGTCGAGAGGAGCCTGCTGGTCGTCAGCGACGGGCAGCACGAAATCCTGATTCCGATGGTCGAAGGGATTGTCACTCGCGTCGATCCTGGCCAGCGGTTAGTCGTCGTCGATCTGCCGGAAGGACTCGCGGGTTTGAACGTGTCTGGACGCCGGTGA
- a CDS encoding KH domain-containing protein — translation MTRASAVVEAIAKALADKPDAVSVTEREARGQTWIELTMAPGDMGRVIGRQGRTAQAVRTLANLAAEMDGRKVSVDFRD, via the coding sequence GTGACCAGGGCGAGCGCCGTCGTCGAGGCGATCGCCAAGGCGCTGGCCGACAAGCCGGACGCGGTCAGCGTGACGGAGCGCGAGGCCCGCGGCCAGACGTGGATCGAGCTGACGATGGCGCCGGGTGACATGGGGCGGGTGATCGGGCGCCAGGGGCGCACCGCGCAGGCCGTCCGCACCCTGGCCAACCTGGCGGCGGAAATGGACGGCCGCAAAGTGTCGGTCGATTTCAGGGATTGA
- the rpsP gene encoding 30S ribosomal protein S16: MLVIRLRRAGSKKRPFFRVVVTDSRAARDSSFVEVLGHYNPRTKPETLKLDRERFVHWVKLGAQPSDTVRTMLDRNPAPPVDTAVAVAP, from the coding sequence ATGCTGGTAATCAGATTGCGTCGTGCCGGTTCGAAGAAGCGGCCGTTCTTTCGGGTCGTGGTTACCGACTCGCGCGCCGCGCGCGACAGCTCGTTCGTCGAGGTGCTGGGGCACTACAACCCGCGCACCAAGCCGGAAACGCTGAAGCTCGATCGCGAGCGGTTCGTTCACTGGGTGAAGCTGGGCGCGCAGCCGTCCGACACCGTGCGGACGATGCTGGATCGCAACCCCGCGCCGCCCGTCGACACGGCTGTGGCCGTCGCGCCGTGA
- the ffh gene encoding signal recognition particle protein, which produces MFESLSTRLQDVFRGIRGQGRLTEETVELALREIRMALLEADVNFKVVKAFIDRVRDRAVDQEVLKSLTPEQQVVRIVRDEMLALFGDAQGGLGQTNERPRVVMLLGLQGSGKTTTSAKLGKWLAKQGRHPLLVSTDVRRPAAIQQLAVVGKQAGVRVHDPAGEMDPVKRAAGALAEAKNGGFDVVIVDTAGRLHIDDDLMVELDAIKAAVKPVDQLFVADAMTGQDAIKSAGEFNRRIGITGVVLTKMDGDARGGAALSVVGVVGVPIAFVGSGERLQDLEPFHADRVVSRVLGMGDVLSLIEKAEEAVSMEDAAKLEEKIRRDDFTLEDFRDQLRTIRKMGPIEQILGMLPGFGAMKEMQQAREQVDEKQFGRVEAIINSMTAKERRSHQIINGQRRKRIAKGSGTSVEEVNKLLKQFIQMKKMLKAMGGMAGLAKGKRPNLSALKGLMR; this is translated from the coding sequence ATGTTCGAGTCCCTTTCCACTCGTCTGCAGGACGTTTTCCGCGGCATTCGCGGACAGGGACGCCTTACGGAAGAGACCGTCGAGCTGGCGCTCCGGGAAATCCGGATGGCGCTGCTCGAGGCGGACGTCAACTTCAAGGTCGTCAAGGCGTTCATCGATCGCGTGCGCGATCGCGCCGTCGACCAGGAAGTGCTGAAGAGCCTGACGCCCGAACAGCAGGTCGTGCGGATCGTTCGCGACGAGATGCTGGCGCTGTTCGGCGACGCGCAGGGCGGCCTGGGGCAGACGAACGAGCGGCCGCGGGTCGTGATGCTGCTCGGCCTGCAGGGATCGGGCAAGACGACGACCTCGGCGAAGCTGGGGAAGTGGCTGGCGAAGCAGGGACGGCATCCGCTGCTCGTTTCGACCGACGTCCGGCGTCCGGCGGCGATCCAGCAGCTGGCGGTCGTCGGCAAGCAGGCCGGCGTGCGGGTCCACGATCCCGCCGGCGAGATGGATCCGGTGAAGCGCGCTGCCGGCGCGCTTGCCGAAGCGAAGAACGGCGGCTTCGACGTCGTCATCGTCGACACCGCCGGCCGGCTGCACATCGACGACGACCTGATGGTCGAACTCGACGCCATCAAGGCGGCGGTGAAGCCGGTCGACCAGTTGTTCGTCGCCGACGCGATGACCGGGCAGGACGCAATCAAGAGCGCCGGCGAGTTCAACCGGCGGATCGGCATCACCGGCGTCGTGCTGACCAAGATGGACGGCGACGCGCGCGGCGGCGCGGCGCTGTCGGTGGTCGGCGTCGTCGGCGTGCCGATCGCGTTCGTCGGCAGCGGCGAGCGGCTGCAGGACCTGGAGCCGTTCCATGCCGATCGCGTCGTGTCGCGCGTGCTCGGCATGGGCGACGTGCTGTCGCTCATCGAGAAGGCGGAAGAGGCCGTCTCGATGGAGGACGCGGCCAAGCTCGAGGAGAAGATCCGGCGCGACGATTTCACGCTGGAGGACTTCCGCGACCAGCTGCGGACGATTCGCAAGATGGGGCCGATCGAGCAGATCCTCGGCATGCTGCCGGGGTTCGGCGCGATGAAGGAGATGCAGCAGGCGCGCGAGCAGGTCGACGAGAAGCAGTTCGGCCGCGTCGAGGCGATCATCAACTCGATGACCGCGAAAGAGCGGCGCAGCCATCAGATCATCAATGGGCAGCGCCGCAAGCGCATCGCGAAGGGCTCGGGCACGTCGGTCGAAGAGGTGAACAAGCTGTTGAAGCAGTTCATCCAGATGAAGAAAATGCTGAAGGCCATGGGCGGCATGGCGGGGCTGGCGAAAGGCAAGCGTCCGAATCTCTCGGCGCTGAAAGGGTTGATGAGGTAA
- a CDS encoding VWA domain-containing protein, translated as MTWIACALIVGQMTGVAAPSQHPQPVARSGSILVRLTVVARDHRGAFVGSLTADDFKVSEDGKPVTASFFTEVTGAPAVSSAPTTTVPTGAFSNLAAATAAPNVTVILFDRLNTKWEDQARAREQLKTFFAKLRPDDRVAVYALDDTALRVIHDFTSDASALVRAISDNARPDSPAAELQTAAPANLADEYVNQLSRTTALTTFTALETIGQHLAGIPGRKNLVWVSNAFPIPPNAEYNRTQEIERAARSLNTANISLYGIDTRGLIGAVRMTATSDTFVSMNTVNGNHEVIEALTERTGGRAFFNNNDTAGSVRRAIDDSEHHYEFDYYSPASTPDDRYRVISAVVKKSGVDLQYRRGYFATLAAAPGGDRKTILERTLANPLDATGILLDVTPTPRPNGMELAIHADAGNLAFLNRAGVWSDALDLAIAQLRDDGTSTIDVDTTITLHLNEGQHHTIISNGLTITKTIVVLADTSRVVVVVRDAATGAVGSVVISAASLRGASQSP; from the coding sequence ATGACGTGGATCGCATGCGCGCTCATCGTTGGGCAGATGACGGGGGTAGCGGCGCCCTCGCAGCATCCGCAGCCGGTCGCCCGCAGCGGTTCCATACTCGTCCGGCTCACGGTGGTTGCTCGTGACCATAGAGGTGCGTTCGTCGGCAGTCTCACGGCTGACGACTTCAAAGTCTCCGAAGACGGGAAGCCGGTCACGGCCAGCTTCTTCACGGAAGTGACGGGGGCACCAGCCGTTTCATCCGCACCGACTACGACAGTGCCGACGGGGGCGTTCTCCAATCTCGCAGCCGCGACAGCCGCACCGAACGTCACCGTGATTCTGTTCGATCGCCTCAATACGAAGTGGGAAGACCAGGCGCGGGCGCGCGAGCAGCTGAAGACGTTCTTCGCGAAGCTCCGGCCCGACGATCGCGTGGCCGTGTATGCGCTCGACGATACCGCGCTGCGCGTGATACACGACTTCACCTCGGACGCGTCGGCGCTCGTGCGCGCGATCAGCGACAACGCCCGTCCCGATTCACCGGCCGCCGAGCTGCAGACGGCGGCCCCCGCGAATCTCGCTGACGAGTACGTCAATCAACTCAGCCGGACCACGGCGCTGACGACCTTCACCGCACTCGAAACGATCGGACAGCACCTGGCCGGGATTCCAGGGCGGAAGAATCTCGTCTGGGTCTCCAATGCATTTCCCATCCCTCCCAATGCCGAGTACAACCGCACTCAGGAAATCGAGCGCGCCGCCCGCTCGCTGAATACCGCCAACATCTCGCTGTACGGCATCGATACGCGCGGTCTCATCGGCGCCGTTCGGATGACAGCGACGAGCGACACGTTCGTCAGCATGAACACCGTGAACGGGAATCACGAGGTCATCGAGGCGCTAACAGAGCGGACAGGCGGCCGCGCGTTCTTCAATAACAACGACACGGCCGGTTCAGTGCGGCGCGCGATCGACGACTCGGAGCACCACTACGAGTTCGATTACTACTCACCGGCTTCGACGCCAGACGACAGATACCGCGTCATCAGCGCCGTGGTGAAGAAATCCGGTGTGGATCTTCAGTACCGTCGCGGCTATTTCGCGACGCTCGCCGCCGCGCCAGGCGGTGACCGCAAGACGATATTGGAGCGGACACTCGCCAATCCACTCGATGCCACCGGCATTCTCCTCGATGTGACGCCGACGCCACGACCGAACGGGATGGAACTCGCCATTCATGCTGATGCAGGCAACCTGGCGTTCCTGAACCGCGCCGGCGTTTGGTCCGATGCACTGGACCTTGCGATCGCCCAACTGCGCGACGACGGCACGTCGACGATCGACGTCGACACGACCATCACGCTCCATCTGAACGAGGGGCAGCACCACACCATCATCAGCAACGGACTGACGATCACGAAGACAATCGTGGTACTCGCCGATACCTCGCGCGTCGTCGTCGTCGTTCGCGATGCCGCCACAGGTGCCGTAGGGTCAGTGGTAATTTCCGCCGCGAGCCTGCGGGGAGCTTCGCAGTCTCCATGA
- a CDS encoding DUF86 domain-containing protein, with product MTIDPALVTRKLTLIAGDLDAVGEVAAKSREAFVASAFDQRVAERLLERMIGRMIDVNFHLLVEQGHPPPADYYTSFLRLADLGVVDAAFARRLAPSAGLRNRLVHEYDAIDPGRLFDALAPARTDIVDYVRAVEAYLTRGGG from the coding sequence GTGACGATCGACCCGGCGCTCGTGACGCGCAAGCTGACGTTGATTGCCGGCGATCTCGACGCGGTGGGTGAGGTAGCGGCGAAATCGCGCGAGGCGTTTGTCGCCAGCGCATTCGACCAGCGGGTGGCTGAGCGACTGCTGGAACGGATGATCGGCCGGATGATCGACGTTAATTTCCATCTGCTCGTCGAGCAGGGCCACCCGCCGCCGGCCGACTACTACACGTCGTTTCTACGATTGGCCGACCTGGGTGTGGTCGATGCCGCCTTTGCGCGGCGTCTCGCGCCCTCGGCGGGGTTGCGCAACCGGCTCGTCCACGAATACGACGCCATCGATCCCGGCCGTCTGTTCGACGCGCTCGCGCCGGCACGCACCGACATCGTCGACTACGTGCGGGCGGTCGAGGCGTACCTGACGCGCGGTGGGGGATAG
- a CDS encoding nucleotidyltransferase domain-containing protein, with protein sequence MSENDFEATARRHGIRVLIQFGSTATGHMHVRSDVDLGAWFERAPGSLMSEAEVAADLQPHFPGREVDLAVLNHADPLFLKQVFERSRVLFGTPSDVAELRLYAFKRYVDHRRFLDMERAYVRRKVGAER encoded by the coding sequence GTGAGCGAGAACGACTTCGAGGCCACGGCTCGCCGCCATGGGATCCGTGTGCTGATCCAGTTCGGTTCGACGGCGACGGGGCACATGCACGTGCGAAGCGATGTCGACCTTGGTGCTTGGTTCGAGCGCGCCCCTGGCTCCCTGATGAGTGAGGCCGAAGTGGCCGCCGACCTCCAGCCGCACTTTCCCGGTCGCGAGGTTGATCTCGCGGTGCTCAATCACGCGGACCCGTTGTTCCTGAAGCAGGTGTTCGAGCGATCACGCGTGCTCTTCGGCACGCCCAGCGACGTGGCGGAACTGCGCCTCTACGCATTCAAGCGCTATGTCGATCATCGTCGCTTCCTCGACATGGAACGCGCCTACGTAAGGCGCAAGGTCGGGGCTGAGCGGTGA